One window of Mediterraneibacter butyricigenes genomic DNA carries:
- the mfd gene encoding transcription-repair coupling factor, whose protein sequence is MQALLAPLRELAELEEIQKEQKKEAGMLLLSNCSGSEKTHLMYGLSGEFRKKLIIRSSSEKAASTYEEYRFLSENVYLYPAKDLLFYHADIKGKYLLQKRMEVIREILNAPEDLTIITTMDAFLDGMPLLESFRKHTLEVESGQTLDLRAVEQYLAEAGYEREIQVDAPGQFAVRGGILDIYPLTDEVPVRIELWGDEVDSIRTFDPDSQRSIENLERITVYPAGDLETDGESPCSFLDYFDPEETLLFLDEPNRLAEALEEVEQEVEKSREKREEQEMHLDQELKEMIPAKEIYRRINQFYSVGFATLETRCKEFRVRGIYPLDVRRVNPYNSSFETLTRDLKRLKREKYRVVLLSGSRTRAKRLAEDLRDYDLNSFFSEDMERTVNPGEILVAYGHVAEGYEYPMLKFMVIAESDIFGRKKKKKRRKTYDGQKIQDFAELHVGDYVVHENHGIGIYQGIEKIQVEKVAKDYMKISYAAGGTLYIPATQLDMIQKYAGADAKKPRLNKLGTAQWTKTKSQVKGAVRQIAKDLVELYAKRQQTDGYVYGEDTVWQREFEEMFPFEETEDQLQAIEAVKKDMESTRIMDRLICGDVGYGKTEIAIRAAFKAVQENKQVVYLVPTTILAQQHYNTFVQRMKEFPVKVGLLCRFRTPAQQKQTLEDLKKGMVDIVIGTHRVLSKDVEFKDLGLLIIDEEQRFGVTHKEKIKKMKENIDVLTLTATPIPRTLHMSLIGIRDMSVLEEAPMDRMPIQTYVMEYNDEMVREAIERELSRDGQVYYVYNRVQDIADVAGRIKQLVPDAEVAFAHGQMPEHELESIMYDFINGEIDVLVSTTIIETGLDISNVNTMIIHDADKMGLSQLYQLRGRVGRSNRMAYAFLLYRRDKVLKEVAEKRLAAIREFTDLGSGFKIAMRDLEIRGAGNLLGAEQHGHMEAVGYDLYCKMLNEAVRQMKGEIPEEIFNTTIDLDVDAYIPASYIPNEYQKLDIYKRIAAIESEEEMDDMLEELIDRFGDLPKKVQQLLQIANLKALAHSADVAVVEQKQDTYRFVMYEKARSDPGKIPALLEKYRGDLNFKMEEPPVFIYQKKGISAGKKDGDVLELVKKLLIDIKGLLA, encoded by the coding sequence AAGGCGGCATCCACCTATGAAGAATATCGGTTTTTAAGTGAAAATGTGTATCTTTATCCGGCGAAGGATTTGTTGTTTTATCATGCGGATATTAAGGGAAAATATCTGCTTCAGAAACGGATGGAAGTGATCCGGGAGATTTTAAATGCCCCGGAAGATCTGACCATTATCACGACCATGGATGCGTTTCTGGACGGGATGCCACTTCTTGAAAGTTTCCGAAAGCATACCCTTGAAGTGGAAAGCGGACAGACACTGGATTTGAGAGCAGTGGAGCAGTATCTTGCTGAGGCAGGATATGAGCGAGAAATCCAGGTAGATGCGCCTGGACAGTTTGCGGTTCGGGGCGGAATCCTGGATATTTATCCCCTGACCGATGAGGTGCCGGTGAGAATCGAGCTGTGGGGGGATGAAGTGGACTCCATCCGTACCTTCGATCCGGACAGTCAGCGCTCGATTGAAAATCTGGAACGGATCACGGTCTATCCGGCCGGAGATCTGGAAACGGATGGAGAGAGCCCGTGTTCTTTTCTGGACTATTTTGATCCGGAAGAGACCTTGTTGTTTCTGGACGAACCAAACCGTCTGGCAGAAGCGCTGGAAGAAGTGGAACAGGAAGTCGAAAAGAGCCGGGAAAAACGGGAAGAGCAGGAGATGCATCTGGATCAGGAATTAAAAGAGATGATCCCTGCAAAAGAAATCTATCGGAGGATCAACCAGTTTTACAGTGTGGGGTTTGCCACGCTGGAAACCAGGTGCAAAGAGTTCCGTGTCCGTGGAATTTATCCGCTGGATGTCCGAAGAGTCAATCCTTATAACAGCAGTTTCGAGACACTGACCAGAGATCTGAAACGTCTGAAACGGGAAAAATACCGGGTCGTACTTTTATCCGGATCCAGAACCAGGGCAAAACGTCTTGCAGAGGATCTGCGGGATTATGATCTGAACAGTTTTTTCAGTGAAGATATGGAACGCACCGTAAATCCGGGAGAGATTCTGGTGGCCTACGGCCATGTGGCAGAAGGGTATGAATACCCTATGCTGAAATTCATGGTGATCGCGGAGAGCGATATTTTCGGCCGCAAAAAGAAGAAAAAGCGCAGAAAAACCTATGACGGCCAGAAGATTCAGGATTTTGCCGAGTTGCATGTGGGCGATTATGTGGTGCATGAAAACCACGGAATCGGTATCTATCAGGGGATTGAAAAGATCCAGGTAGAAAAAGTGGCGAAGGACTACATGAAGATCTCTTATGCGGCAGGCGGAACCTTGTATATCCCGGCTACTCAGTTGGATATGATCCAGAAGTATGCCGGAGCCGATGCGAAGAAACCGCGTCTTAACAAGCTGGGAACGGCTCAGTGGACGAAGACGAAGAGTCAGGTCAAAGGAGCGGTCCGGCAGATCGCAAAGGATCTGGTGGAACTTTATGCCAAACGGCAGCAGACGGACGGATATGTGTACGGAGAAGATACAGTCTGGCAGCGGGAATTTGAAGAAATGTTCCCCTTTGAAGAGACGGAAGATCAGCTACAGGCCATTGAAGCTGTCAAAAAAGATATGGAAAGTACCAGGATCATGGATCGCCTGATCTGTGGGGATGTCGGGTACGGAAAGACGGAGATTGCCATTCGTGCAGCCTTTAAGGCGGTGCAGGAAAATAAACAGGTCGTCTATTTGGTGCCGACCACCATTCTGGCACAACAGCATTACAATACCTTCGTACAGCGGATGAAGGAATTCCCGGTAAAAGTGGGACTGCTTTGCAGATTCCGGACACCGGCGCAACAGAAACAGACGTTGGAAGACCTGAAAAAAGGAATGGTAGATATTGTGATCGGAACCCACCGTGTGCTTTCAAAAGATGTGGAGTTTAAGGATCTGGGGCTTCTGATCATCGATGAGGAACAGCGTTTCGGCGTGACTCATAAAGAAAAGATCAAGAAGATGAAAGAAAATATCGATGTTCTGACGCTGACGGCCACACCGATTCCGAGAACCCTTCATATGAGTCTGATCGGAATCCGTGACATGAGTGTGTTGGAGGAAGCTCCTATGGATCGTATGCCGATCCAGACCTATGTGATGGAATACAACGATGAGATGGTAAGAGAAGCCATTGAGCGGGAACTTTCCAGGGATGGACAGGTGTATTATGTCTACAACCGGGTACAGGATATTGCGGATGTGGCAGGTCGGATCAAGCAACTGGTTCCGGATGCAGAGGTCGCCTTTGCCCATGGGCAGATGCCGGAGCATGAATTGGAAAGTATCATGTACGATTTTATCAATGGGGAGATCGATGTTCTGGTTTCCACAACGATTATCGAGACCGGACTGGATATTTCCAATGTGAATACCATGATCATTCATGATGCAGATAAAATGGGACTGTCCCAGTTGTATCAGTTGAGAGGTCGTGTGGGAAGATCCAACCGGATGGCGTATGCCTTTTTGCTGTATCGGAGAGATAAGGTGTTAAAAGAAGTGGCAGAAAAGCGACTGGCAGCGATTCGGGAATTTACGGATCTGGGAAGCGGATTTAAGATCGCCATGCGGGATCTGGAGATCCGGGGAGCCGGAAATCTGCTGGGAGCCGAGCAGCACGGACACATGGAAGCCGTGGGATATGATTTGTATTGTAAGATGTTAAATGAGGCGGTTCGGCAGATGAAGGGAGAGATCCCGGAAGAAATTTTCAACACCACCATCGATCTGGACGTGGATGCTTATATCCCGGCATCTTATATCCCGAATGAGTATCAGAAGCTGGATATTTACAAGCGGATCGCTGCCATCGAATCGGAAGAGGAGATGGATGATATGCTGGAAGAGCTGATCGACCGGTTCGGAGATCTTCCGAAAAAGGTACAACAATTGTTGCAGATCGCCAATTTAAAAGCACTGGCACATTCAGCGGATGTGGCAGTGGTAGAGCAGAAACAGGATACTTATCGGTTTGTCATGTATGAAAAGGCACGTTCGGATCCGGGAAAAATTCCGGCACTTCTGGAAAAATACAGGGGCGATCTGAATTTCAAGATGGAAGAGCCTCCGGTTTTTATTTATCAGAAGAAAGGTATCAGTGCCGGGAAAAAAGACGGAGATGTGCTGGAGCTTGTGAAAAAGCTGTTAATTGATATAAAAGGATTGCTTGCCTGA